The DNA region AAATCGATAGGACCAAGAAGCCCAAATCCAACGTAATCCCGCCCCCAAAGAAGATCGAACATCCGGAATTGCCCATGATTGCTGTGCCAAAACCATCTCCACCGAGAAGACCGATTCCAGCAGAAATGCCAATGACAGCAGGTGGTGTTATGCCAACGACAGCAGGTAGTGTTATGCCAACGACAGCAGGTGGTGTTATGCCAGCAATGATGAGATCAAATGTGGTGAAGCACCCAAAGCCAAAGGCCAGAGATCCTAAGAAAAGAGAAATGAGTATGGAAGAGAAACAAAGACTGGGTAATGGCTTACAGACTTTGCCACAGGAAAAGATGCCACAACTTATCCAGATCataaagaagagaaatcaaaatCTAGCTCAAGATGGAGATGAGATTGAGCTAGATTTTGGTGCCCTTGATACTGAAACTCTATGGGAGCTTGATCGTTTTGTAACGAACTGGAAGAAGATGGAGAGCAAGACAAAGAGACAAGTACTCATTGGTGGAAACAACACTCCAAACCCAGCCGGGGTTCCCATGGGACCAACGACCACAAACTCAGCATCAGCTTCAGCTGAGGATAACGAGGTAATAAATGAATCTTTGGGTTGCTTTGATTACACCAATTGCCGCGATTGTTGTTACTCAAGAATGAGAATTGATTGATGACAGGTATCAGTGAGTGAGAAGATGATGGAAACAGTGAAGAAGAAACCCAAGAAGGATATGGGGGATGAAGAAGATGTTGATATTGGTGATGATGTGCCTATGAGTACTTTCCCTCCTGTGGAGATCGAAAAGGACCAGCAAtgtggtggtggtggtgttgCTGCTGACCATGGACATGCTGCTGCTACCAGCAGTTCCAGCAGTGGTTCATCCTCATCTAGTGGTGGTATGTTATATGATTTGAGTTACTGAgttattttcataaaaagacATTAGATGTATATGGATTTAATTAAATGAACAATTGCAGACTCGGATACGGGAAGCTCATCAGGGGGGAGTGATTCAGATGCAGACGATGCACAATCGAGGGGGATAGGTAACTAAAAGTAGTAAAATGTGTTGTTGGTATGATGAGTAATtggttattttttagtttgatagTTGGTTGTATGGTTGGGGGGAAAGAAGTAAGTGGAATTTGTTTGTTGTCTATTTGGTGAGGTAGGTTTTTTATTGAAGCATTTTGGGTTGTATCTGTTATTGTTCTTGGGTTGAAAAGAAAGGATTAGATAATTCTATCTATGTAGAAGGAACAAACAAACAGTAGTTAGTGAGAATTAGAGTTTGGTTTAATGAAATTCATCAATCTTCATCAATGgctataaattattattattattattatattagcaAGTAGAGAGTGACTCCTTTGTATTGTTCCTTCTATAAACTAATGAATGTGACATGTTTTGGACTAAAAGTTGATGATAAAATGTTAACCTAAATTTCAACAAAAGAAGAGATTATTGACATTATAACAATTTGGACTATACTTTCAGCAGTCACTAAATTTGTCTAAAATGTTAAGGTTTTGAAAATCCCCCTAAATGTTAAGGTTTTGAAAACCCTAACAAGATCATTATCATTCAGTCTAACAACAAGAAATCATGCATATGTTCAGACATACACATTTGAATTTTCTGCCGTATAcgacaaatttaaaaaaaattggccGTATACGacaaattgaatttaaaaatttagtgGCGGGTGTAGTTGAGACAACTGGAAAGttaagatttgaaaaaaatgagaatcATTGCACGCGCATATTTATTTCCGgatcattaaaaaattattggtgGTTGTAGGCGCTTATTTATTACCGAATCATACGCTTGTAAAATTTACCACATCACTAACTTACGATATATTGTCGAACTCTTATTTACTTGTGAATTGCTCGCATacatgataataatattaaatacctGATTGCTCACCTCTTAAGATCAATGAAAATTGTGTGTATAATTCATGTCCTTATATACTTACATATATTACGCCACAAAAGTG from Impatiens glandulifera chromosome 5, dImpGla2.1, whole genome shotgun sequence includes:
- the LOC124937664 gene encoding transcription factor GTE7-like, with protein sequence MGKVPYSNNLNSNPKSHSIPKKKQYFGVENHHHGEDSSPVVVTQTSDDAQSFSQRPSDFNCGGYISYNISSCTRIELVELRRQFIAELEQIRSLKGRVDAGDFHLRNHGNNHQLVAKEKKGSGKKRPIPYVSEKNPARTSEVVPVSRLDAREMEDLMKICRQYLTKLMKHKCSWVFKQPVDAAALGLHDYHQIVKHPMDLGTVKSKFARNAYKTPLEFAADVRLTFNNAVLYNPRTDDVHRWAVELLDRFEELFRPVEQRLAPYRIEQPQSQLQPQALTANNDMQLGSWNHIPTPEIDRTKKPKSNVIPPPKKIEHPELPMIAVPKPSPPRRPIPAEMPMTAGGVMPTTAGSVMPTTAGGVMPAMMRSNVVKHPKPKARDPKKREMSMEEKQRLGNGLQTLPQEKMPQLIQIIKKRNQNLAQDGDEIELDFGALDTETLWELDRFVTNWKKMESKTKRQVLIGGNNTPNPAGVPMGPTTTNSASASAEDNEVSVSEKMMETVKKKPKKDMGDEEDVDIGDDVPMSTFPPVEIEKDQQCGGGGVAADHGHAAATSSSSSGSSSSSGDSDTGSSSGGSDSDADDAQSRGIGN